One window of Neochlamydia sp. AcF84 genomic DNA carries:
- a CDS encoding leucine-rich repeat domain-containing protein: MLARVYQLNPVLTSTEKVYQVFKQVFALAKSISPLEFKEKTEEKRGLTLANYSSYPLNINRLLLWKKLPGGEEYLSREEIKHLPLEKQGKLLRDWIEENCKNTTALNLSGVGLTYLPPEICQLSKLQRLDLNQNQLTNLPTEIGQLSQLQELYLDQNQLSSLPAESGQLSQLKWLCLGQNQLTSLPTEIGQMPQLQILYLHQNQLTALPTEIGQLSQLRALGLNQNQLTSLPAGIGQLSRLRRLYLNQNQLTSLSAEIGQLSQLQGLELNQNQLTSLPAEIGQLSQLTELELAENPLKDIAEKIK, encoded by the coding sequence CAACTCAATCCTGTACTTACCTCTACTGAAAAAGTTTATCAAGTTTTTAAACAAGTTTTTGCCTTAGCTAAATCTATTTCTCCTTTAGAGTTTAAAGAGAAAACAGAAGAAAAAAGAGGCTTAACGCTGGCTAATTACTCTTCTTATCCCTTAAATATTAATCGCCTTTTACTTTGGAAAAAACTTCCTGGTGGGGAAGAATACTTGAGCCGAGAAGAAATTAAACATTTACCTTTAGAAAAACAAGGAAAGTTACTTAGAGATTGGATTGAAGAAAATTGTAAAAATACCACGGCTTTAAATTTATCTGGAGTAGGCTTGACTTATTTACCCCCAGAAATATGCCAGTTATCTAAGCTGCAAAGGCTTGACTTAAATCAAAACCAACTCACCAACCTTCCTACAGAAATCGGGCAATTGTCTCAGCTGCAAGAGCTTTACTTAGACCAAAACCAGCTCTCTAGCCTTCCTGCAGAAAGCGGACAATTGTCTCAGCTAAAATGGCTTTGCTTAGGTCAAAACCAGCTCACCAGTCTGCCTACAGAAATCGGGCAAATGCCTCAGCTACAAATACTTTACTTACATCAAAACCAGCTCACCGCTCTGCCTACAGAAATCGGGCAATTATCTCAGCTGCGAGCTCTTGGCTTAAATCAAAACCAGCTCACCAGTCTGCCTGCAGGAATTGGGCAATTGTCTCGGCTGAGGCGGCTTTACTTGAACCAAAACCAGCTCACCAGCCTGTCTGCAGAAATCGGGCAGCTGTCTCAGCTGCAAGGGCTTGAATTAAATCAAAACCAGCTCACGAGCCTGCCTGCAGAAATCGGGCAGTTGTCTCAGCTTACTGAGCTTGAATTAGCGGAAAATCCTTTGAAAGATATTGCAGAAAAAATAAAGTAG
- the lysS gene encoding lysine--tRNA ligase, protein MNPTQDNITTSSLPTYQHHEEFKNRSRKLAELRSLGIDPYPHHYAPTHSTQAVIEQYQHANIGHSEDAMAAKTPSVRIAGRLVLFRAMGKNAFAHIQDETGRLQVMFNRDLTELSGYHPELSEDGAEHLSAYKLIEKKIDLGDILGIEGFLFHTNKGELTIFVHKATLLCKTLLPLADKYAGLADKELRYRKRWLDLISNMEVQETFRIRSKILRFIRNYLESHKFMEVETPVLQSIYGGAEARPFTTTLNALEQEMFLRISLEIPLKKLIIGGMDRVFEIGKVFRNEGIDRNHNPEFTLLEAYAAYWDYKDMMSLVENLFEKLAIELHGTTKVVATLPDSKEQITIDFKAPWPRMKMKESLSHYAHIDVEKLSEKEMRSMLLESGHVDPKKLANMSKGLLIAALFAVHVEPHLIQPHHIIDHPIETTPLCKLHREAAERANGMVERFESFVLGQEICNAYSELNDPELQRSLLEQQSQRREAGDEEASPLDEEFIEAICQGMPPTGGVGIGIDRLVMLMTHSHSIRDVLFFPWMKPQE, encoded by the coding sequence ATGAATCCTACTCAAGATAACATAACAACCTCTTCTCTTCCAACTTATCAGCATCACGAAGAGTTTAAAAATCGTTCGCGTAAGCTCGCTGAGCTAAGAAGCCTTGGAATCGATCCCTACCCTCATCATTATGCACCAACTCACTCAACTCAGGCTGTTATTGAACAATATCAGCATGCAAATATTGGACATAGTGAAGATGCCATGGCAGCTAAGACACCTTCTGTGCGTATAGCAGGAAGATTGGTACTTTTTCGTGCAATGGGAAAAAATGCCTTTGCCCATATTCAAGACGAAACTGGACGTCTGCAAGTCATGTTTAATCGAGACCTTACTGAATTGTCCGGCTATCATCCTGAACTAAGTGAAGATGGCGCTGAACATCTTTCTGCCTATAAACTTATTGAGAAAAAAATAGATTTGGGTGATATCCTCGGCATTGAAGGATTTCTTTTCCATACGAATAAAGGTGAATTGACTATCTTTGTCCATAAAGCAACTTTACTTTGTAAAACACTTTTACCCTTAGCTGATAAATATGCAGGGCTTGCCGACAAAGAGCTTCGCTATCGCAAACGGTGGCTGGATTTGATCAGCAACATGGAAGTGCAAGAAACCTTTCGCATACGCAGCAAGATTTTACGTTTTATTCGCAACTATCTTGAAAGTCATAAATTTATGGAAGTTGAAACCCCTGTATTGCAAAGTATATATGGTGGGGCAGAAGCGCGTCCCTTTACTACTACTTTAAATGCCCTAGAGCAGGAGATGTTTTTACGCATCTCATTGGAAATCCCTCTTAAGAAACTGATCATTGGGGGAATGGATCGTGTATTTGAAATAGGAAAGGTTTTCCGCAATGAAGGGATCGATCGCAATCACAACCCTGAATTTACTTTACTAGAAGCTTATGCGGCTTATTGGGACTATAAAGATATGATGAGCCTCGTTGAGAACCTATTTGAAAAGCTAGCTATAGAATTGCATGGAACAACAAAAGTTGTAGCTACTCTGCCAGATTCAAAAGAACAGATAACCATTGATTTTAAAGCCCCCTGGCCAAGAATGAAAATGAAAGAAAGTCTTTCTCATTATGCCCACATAGATGTTGAAAAGCTCTCAGAGAAGGAAATGAGGAGCATGCTACTTGAGAGTGGACACGTAGATCCAAAAAAACTTGCTAATATGTCTAAAGGTTTACTTATCGCCGCGCTATTTGCTGTACATGTTGAACCTCATCTGATCCAGCCCCATCACATCATCGACCACCCTATTGAAACCACCCCCTTATGTAAATTACATCGTGAGGCTGCAGAACGCGCAAATGGTATGGTGGAACGTTTTGAAAGTTTTGTGCTGGGGCAAGAGATCTGCAATGCTTACAGCGAACTTAATGATCCAGAGTTACAAAGAAGCTTGCTTGAACAGCAGTCCCAGCGTCGTGAGGCTGGTGATGAAGAAGCTTCTCCTTTAGATGAAGAATTCATTGAAGCTATTTGCCAAGGAATGCCTCCTACAGGGGGTGTAGGCATTGGCATAGATCGGCTTGTTATGTTGATGACCCACTCTCATTCTATAAGAGATGTGTTATTTTTCCCTTGGATGAAACCACAAGAATAA
- the cysS gene encoding cysteine--tRNA ligase, which produces MEQAEKSKPSLKFFNTEKRSKEIFKPFNDRMVRMYTCGPTVYNFAHIGNFRTYIFEDVLRRTLKFFGYKVMQVMNLTDVDDKTIKGAIAHNITLQEYTKPYIQAFFEDLKSLNIEPAEHYPAATDYLEEMIQMIQTLLDKGIAYRGGDGSIYYAIRKFPRYGCLSHLKLEELQTGASERLTADEYDKENASDFVLWKHYNAERDGKIFWESPFGPGRPGWHLECSAMAIKILGESIDIHCGGVDNIFPHHENEIAQSEAYSDKMFVKYWMHAEHLVVENKKMSKSLGNFYTLRDLLEKGFTGKQVRYMLLQTHYKTQLNFSFPGLESVKAALQRLNDFIQRLLTYNKGNEKGLVGPLVQKAYHAFSQALADDLNISVALAAVFELVREVNAISDTQNMSVTEAQEVLQAMREFDSVLGVLNFEKVEEDIPDELQQALLNRTKARENKAWAQADTLRDFIVSKGYLIEDTPEGARLKKIENR; this is translated from the coding sequence ATAGAACAAGCCGAGAAAAGCAAACCTTCTCTTAAATTCTTTAATACTGAAAAACGATCCAAAGAAATATTTAAGCCTTTTAACGATCGAATGGTTCGTATGTATACATGCGGCCCGACAGTTTATAATTTTGCTCATATCGGCAATTTTAGAACCTATATTTTTGAGGACGTGCTAAGACGTACTTTAAAATTTTTCGGCTATAAAGTCATGCAGGTTATGAATCTCACCGATGTGGACGATAAAACTATCAAAGGAGCTATTGCTCATAATATAACTTTACAAGAGTACACAAAGCCTTATATTCAAGCATTTTTTGAGGACTTAAAAAGTCTTAACATTGAACCTGCTGAACACTATCCGGCGGCTACCGATTATTTGGAAGAGATGATCCAAATGATACAAACTTTATTAGATAAAGGAATTGCTTATAGAGGAGGTGATGGAAGTATTTATTATGCTATCCGCAAGTTTCCTCGCTATGGATGTTTATCCCACCTCAAATTAGAGGAATTGCAAACAGGAGCTTCGGAGCGCCTTACAGCAGATGAATATGACAAGGAAAACGCCTCAGATTTTGTTCTCTGGAAGCATTATAATGCTGAGCGAGATGGAAAAATTTTTTGGGAAAGTCCTTTTGGTCCTGGACGTCCAGGTTGGCATCTAGAGTGTTCGGCCATGGCAATAAAAATTTTAGGAGAAAGCATCGATATTCACTGTGGAGGAGTAGACAATATATTTCCTCATCATGAAAATGAAATCGCTCAATCTGAAGCTTATAGCGATAAAATGTTTGTTAAATACTGGATGCATGCAGAACATTTAGTGGTAGAAAATAAAAAGATGTCAAAAAGCTTAGGGAATTTTTATACTTTGCGGGATCTTTTAGAAAAGGGTTTCACAGGAAAGCAAGTGCGTTACATGCTATTGCAGACGCATTATAAGACTCAGCTTAATTTTTCTTTTCCTGGTTTAGAAAGTGTTAAAGCTGCTTTGCAAAGACTCAATGATTTCATTCAAAGACTTTTAACTTATAATAAGGGTAATGAAAAGGGCTTAGTCGGACCCCTTGTGCAAAAAGCTTACCACGCATTTAGCCAAGCATTAGCCGATGACTTAAATATCTCTGTAGCTTTAGCTGCTGTTTTCGAGTTGGTTAGAGAAGTAAATGCTATTAGCGATACCCAAAATATGAGCGTTACTGAAGCTCAGGAGGTCTTACAGGCTATGCGCGAATTTGACTCTGTTTTAGGGGTGCTTAACTTCGAAAAAGTTGAGGAAGATATTCCAGATGAGCTACAACAGGCTCTGCTTAATCGCACAAAAGCTCGAGAAAATAAAGCCTGGGCACAAGCAGATACTCTAAGGGATTTTATTGTAAGCAAAGGTTATCTTATTGAAGATACTCCAGAGGGTGCCCGTTTAAAAAAAATTGAAAATAGATGA
- a CDS encoding biotin transporter BioY has product MQLAIPSSFTLTDSWLCRLLISLAGSFLIALGAKVSLTLPFSPVPFTCQTLAVLFLGVTLGSRQAAAATLLYLLQGSCGLPVFSPLIAQPLILIGPKAGYLLAMPLQAYIAGKASSQQSIRNNLVILALACLLVLILGASILAIFVGGKNAIYMGAYPFLFSEALKIFITMGYLTSRKIQR; this is encoded by the coding sequence ATGCAGCTAGCAATACCCTCTAGTTTTACACTTACAGACTCCTGGCTATGCAGGCTTTTGATAAGTTTAGCAGGCTCTTTTTTAATAGCGCTAGGTGCTAAGGTTAGTCTTACCCTCCCCTTTTCCCCCGTTCCATTTACCTGTCAAACTTTAGCCGTTCTTTTTCTAGGAGTAACTTTAGGCTCTAGGCAAGCTGCTGCTGCCACTCTTCTCTACTTACTACAAGGCTCATGCGGATTGCCAGTTTTTAGTCCTTTAATTGCTCAACCTCTTATTTTGATAGGCCCTAAAGCGGGCTACCTTTTGGCTATGCCTTTGCAAGCTTATATAGCAGGCAAAGCCTCTTCCCAGCAATCCATACGGAATAATTTAGTAATTCTTGCTCTTGCATGTTTACTTGTTTTAATCCTAGGGGCTAGTATTTTAGCAATTTTTGTAGGAGGAAAAAATGCAATTTACATGGGAGCATATCCTTTTTTATTTAGCGAGGCTTTAAAAATATTTATCACGATGGGTTATCTAACTTCTCGCAAAATTCAAAGATGA
- the rimO gene encoding 30S ribosomal protein S12 methylthiotransferase RimO gives MLPMIPKDKKPLALKSCCSDAAACCATPSSPDSLLANDKFDNLASQEGTFHFDYDGNKIHFISLGCPRNLVDSEVMLGILLKAGYEVTQELSQADYLVINTCGFLEVSRKESMDTVKHTLQQRKKSAKLVVTGCMVQTHHEEMEKQFPGIDYLLGSGDVQGILQAVQATQKGKLVSKGRSFLENGEIPRQLSTPKHYAYLKIAEGCRKRCAYCVIPTIKGPLKSKSKEQILKEFNFLLNEGVHEIILIAQDLGDYGKDMGSRNQAALIDLLQSMLAIDKKFWLRLLYLYPDEITDELIALIKSDARICPYLDMPIQHINNVVLKSMHRATSKEDIIKTITKLRNEIPHIVIRTSLIVGFPGETADQFEELAQFIQDYPLDNIGIFKYSREPGSYSFDLPNQIEEEVKERRYRKLMKIQQKVLKKANSKYVGKKLKVIVEGYHPETNLLMVGRFYGQCPEIDGQIIINDSRKVKAFGELYLVEITEVAGYDLIGSVL, from the coding sequence ATGCTACCTATGATCCCCAAAGACAAAAAACCATTAGCTCTTAAATCGTGTTGTTCCGATGCAGCAGCATGTTGTGCAACCCCTTCTTCCCCTGACAGCCTCTTAGCTAATGATAAATTTGATAATTTAGCCTCTCAGGAAGGAACTTTTCATTTTGACTACGATGGAAATAAAATTCATTTTATTAGCCTTGGATGTCCTCGTAATTTGGTCGATAGTGAAGTAATGCTAGGTATTTTGTTGAAAGCAGGCTATGAAGTTACCCAGGAATTATCCCAAGCAGATTATTTGGTCATCAATACTTGCGGCTTTTTGGAAGTTTCTCGTAAAGAATCCATGGATACAGTTAAGCATACCTTACAACAGCGCAAAAAAAGTGCCAAGCTAGTGGTCACAGGTTGCATGGTACAAACTCATCACGAGGAAATGGAAAAACAATTCCCAGGGATCGATTATCTTCTAGGATCAGGGGACGTACAAGGTATATTGCAAGCTGTCCAGGCTACTCAAAAAGGTAAACTTGTCTCCAAGGGACGCAGCTTTTTGGAGAATGGGGAGATTCCTCGCCAATTATCCACTCCTAAACATTACGCTTATCTTAAAATTGCGGAGGGCTGCCGAAAGCGTTGTGCTTATTGTGTCATTCCTACCATCAAAGGACCTCTCAAGAGTAAAAGCAAAGAGCAGATTTTAAAAGAGTTTAATTTTTTGCTTAATGAAGGGGTGCATGAGATTATTCTTATTGCCCAAGATCTTGGAGATTATGGCAAAGATATGGGTTCGAGAAATCAAGCAGCCTTAATCGACTTATTACAATCCATGCTAGCCATAGATAAAAAGTTCTGGCTACGTTTACTTTACCTTTATCCCGATGAAATCACCGATGAATTGATTGCTCTTATCAAAAGTGATGCTCGCATCTGCCCTTATTTAGACATGCCAATCCAGCATATCAATAATGTGGTGTTAAAATCTATGCACCGCGCAACTTCAAAAGAAGACATTATTAAAACGATTACCAAGCTGCGTAATGAAATCCCTCATATCGTCATCCGTACAAGCTTAATTGTAGGCTTTCCGGGAGAAACAGCAGACCAATTTGAAGAGCTAGCTCAGTTTATCCAAGATTATCCTCTCGATAATATTGGGATTTTCAAATATTCCCGCGAACCAGGATCTTACTCTTTTGATCTACCTAATCAGATAGAGGAAGAGGTAAAAGAAAGACGTTATCGTAAATTAATGAAAATTCAGCAAAAAGTACTAAAAAAAGCTAATAGCAAGTATGTGGGAAAAAAGTTGAAGGTCATCGTCGAAGGATATCATCCCGAAACCAATTTGTTAATGGTGGGTCGCTTCTATGGTCAATGTCCTGAAATTGATGGCCAAATTATTATCAATGATAGCCGCAAAGTTAAAGCATTTGGAGAATTATATTTAGTTGAGATCACGGAAGTTGCCGGCTATGATCTAATAGGAAGCGTACTATAG
- a CDS encoding AMP-binding protein, whose protein sequence is MMKKILFIITYYLLKCMLWFRYRIKIEGLENINSQTLKRSGGVLFLPSHPAIFVDPIAVSMAVIKKFPIRPMITDYMYYHPAINRFARLVDALPVPNFHTTTNSLKRKKNEEVFQAVIDGLNNKQNFLVYPAGKTKDTNLEIIGGASGAHKIIQGAPTLNVVLVRTKGLWGSSFSRAFTPGSSPLMFPTIIKGIKHVFKNLILFTPRREIIISFEVAPEDFPYKGTRIEINKYLEAWYNQPDGLSKENNKAPGDTLVLVPYSIWNNKIPKIDELKALAEEVIPLDSISTEIQDLIINKLSEVADIEAKEIKPTMLLSSDLGLDSLDMAELVVYLDEKFDVKGVTVADLTTVNKLMGYAAKKITTPLITETHAKASAKWEVNGFRTRCYIAPGHTIPEAFFNVCSKKGKQPACSDDRTGILTYSQMKLRAILLAEYIRKLPGDYIGILLPSSAGTAILIMAVQLAGKVPLMINWTVGSRHLESVISLSKIQVVLTSWAFLDRLENVELNGIEEKLLMLEDVRPHLGIKQKLKALWRSKQSNKKIFKKLGFSNNPENVAVLLFTSGTESMPKGVPLKHANILSNLRASLNDVEIFSDDVFLAMLPPFHSFGFTVSSLLGVLSGFRTTFYPNPTDGKGLASAFERWGATLICGAPTFIKGMLKVAKAENLKKLRLCVTGAEKAPLDLFQQIEKIGKKNHLLEGYGITECSPVLTINRPNQPHKGVGQPLSNVELMIVHPETLEILPPDTQGLILARGPNVFSGYLNPGVSNPFVMVDGKEWYKTGDLGFLDANNALTISGRMKRFVKIGGEMISLASVENVLLHVKEEKGWDSLEDEGPLLAMCANEVDGEKTKLYLFTRFETTVDEVNKTLKEGGFSNLVKVNAVYKIDCIPIMGTGKVNYRQLENQYLNKA, encoded by the coding sequence ATGATGAAAAAAATTTTGTTTATTATTACCTATTATTTATTGAAGTGCATGCTATGGTTTAGGTATCGCATCAAAATAGAAGGGCTCGAAAACATCAATTCCCAAACTCTTAAAAGGTCAGGAGGGGTTTTATTTCTTCCCAGCCATCCTGCCATTTTTGTTGATCCAATAGCTGTTTCTATGGCTGTAATAAAAAAATTTCCCATTCGCCCTATGATTACAGACTATATGTATTATCATCCGGCGATTAATAGATTTGCTCGTCTTGTAGACGCTTTACCAGTGCCCAATTTTCATACTACCACTAACAGCTTAAAGCGCAAGAAAAATGAAGAGGTTTTTCAGGCTGTGATAGACGGCCTTAATAACAAGCAAAATTTTCTTGTTTATCCGGCGGGTAAGACCAAGGATACTAATCTTGAGATCATTGGAGGGGCTTCAGGGGCTCATAAAATCATACAAGGAGCTCCTACTCTAAATGTCGTGCTGGTTAGAACAAAAGGATTATGGGGTAGTAGCTTTTCAAGAGCTTTTACACCAGGCTCATCTCCTCTTATGTTTCCTACGATTATAAAGGGAATCAAGCATGTCTTCAAAAATTTAATTTTATTTACCCCTCGACGAGAGATAATCATTTCTTTTGAGGTGGCACCTGAAGATTTTCCTTATAAAGGAACACGTATTGAAATAAATAAATATTTAGAAGCTTGGTATAATCAGCCAGATGGCCTTTCTAAAGAAAATAACAAAGCTCCTGGTGATACACTCGTGCTCGTTCCTTATAGTATATGGAATAATAAAATTCCTAAAATAGACGAACTAAAAGCTCTTGCTGAAGAGGTTATCCCTTTAGACTCTATTTCTACAGAAATCCAGGATCTAATCATTAATAAGTTATCAGAAGTGGCTGATATAGAGGCAAAAGAGATAAAACCTACCATGCTTTTATCCTCAGATCTAGGATTGGATTCTTTGGATATGGCTGAGTTGGTAGTTTATCTAGATGAAAAGTTTGATGTTAAGGGAGTAACCGTGGCGGATTTAACCACGGTCAATAAGCTCATGGGATATGCCGCAAAAAAAATTACTACTCCGCTTATAACAGAGACCCATGCAAAAGCTTCTGCTAAATGGGAAGTGAATGGATTTCGTACACGTTGTTACATTGCTCCCGGTCATACTATTCCAGAAGCTTTTTTTAATGTATGTTCAAAGAAGGGTAAGCAACCGGCTTGTAGCGACGACCGTACAGGCATTCTAACATATTCTCAAATGAAGCTACGTGCTATTCTCCTTGCCGAATACATTCGAAAACTGCCAGGCGATTATATTGGAATCCTTCTTCCCTCCTCTGCAGGTACTGCTATCCTTATAATGGCTGTACAGCTAGCCGGGAAAGTTCCTTTAATGATTAATTGGACAGTAGGTTCCCGTCATTTAGAGTCCGTAATTTCTCTTTCTAAGATTCAGGTGGTCCTAACTTCATGGGCCTTTTTAGATCGTTTAGAGAATGTAGAGTTGAATGGTATTGAAGAAAAACTTTTAATGCTTGAAGACGTACGCCCTCATCTAGGAATTAAGCAAAAGCTCAAGGCCTTATGGCGTTCAAAACAAAGCAATAAGAAAATATTTAAAAAATTAGGCTTTAGTAATAATCCTGAAAATGTAGCCGTTCTTCTATTTACAAGTGGTACGGAAAGTATGCCTAAAGGGGTTCCTTTAAAGCATGCCAATATTCTTTCTAATTTAAGAGCTTCTCTAAACGATGTAGAAATTTTTAGTGATGATGTATTTCTCGCCATGCTCCCTCCATTTCATTCTTTTGGATTTACTGTGAGTAGTTTATTAGGAGTTCTTTCGGGCTTTAGAACCACCTTTTATCCCAATCCGACCGATGGAAAAGGGCTTGCTTCTGCTTTTGAACGATGGGGAGCTACCCTTATTTGTGGGGCGCCTACTTTTATAAAAGGGATGCTAAAAGTGGCTAAAGCTGAAAACTTGAAGAAACTGCGTTTATGCGTAACGGGCGCAGAGAAAGCTCCCCTTGATTTGTTTCAGCAAATAGAAAAAATAGGGAAAAAGAATCACCTTCTTGAAGGTTATGGAATTACGGAGTGTTCCCCCGTATTAACTATTAATAGACCTAATCAGCCCCATAAAGGTGTAGGCCAGCCCCTAAGTAATGTAGAGCTAATGATTGTTCACCCTGAAACCCTCGAAATCCTTCCTCCAGATACCCAAGGATTAATTCTAGCACGAGGGCCCAATGTTTTTTCTGGATATCTCAATCCAGGAGTGTCTAATCCTTTTGTAATGGTAGATGGTAAAGAATGGTATAAGACGGGGGATTTAGGGTTTTTGGATGCTAACAATGCTTTAACAATTTCTGGGCGTATGAAGCGTTTTGTGAAGATAGGAGGCGAAATGATAAGCTTAGCTTCAGTTGAAAATGTGCTTTTACATGTGAAAGAGGAAAAAGGCTGGGATAGTTTAGAAGACGAGGGACCTTTACTGGCCATGTGCGCTAATGAAGTGGACGGAGAAAAAACCAAGCTTTACCTATTTACCCGTTTTGAGACTACGGTCGATGAAGTGAACAAGACTTTAAAAGAAGGAGGATTTAGCAATCTAGTCAAAGTCAATGCTGTCTATAAAATTGATTGCATTCCTATCATGGGTACAGGTAAGGTCAATTATCGGCAGCTAGAGAACCAATATTTGAATAAAGCATAA
- a CDS encoding IS5 family transposase (programmed frameshift) produces the protein MKFDKIEKLDDERFRRLTGVKRNTFDKMVQILQQADAAKKSKGGRKYKLRLEDMLLMTLEYMREYRTYFHISQSYGISESSAYKAVKWIEDTLIKHPDFALPGRKELLKSDTEYEVILVDATETPIERPKKKQKRYYSGKKKKHTLKTQVVVDKKSKKVICTSYGNGKKHDFRLFKESQVKINPQIRVLTDSGYQGLRKLHAHTQMPKKKSKKKPLTKEDKRTNQSLSRERVANENVIGLLKRFKIIADRYRNRRKRFALRFNLIAAIYNWELNT, from the exons ATGAAATTCGATAAGATAGAGAAACTAGATGATGAACGCTTTCGCAGATTGACAGGGGTAAAGCGTAATACCTTTGATAAGATGGTGCAAATTTTACAGCAAGCCGATGCGGCCAAGAAGAGTAAAGGCGGGCGTAAATATAAACTACGTTTAGAAGACATGCTATTAATGACCTTGGAATATATGCGAGAATATAGAACCTATTTCCATATTAGCCAAAGTTATGGAATCAGTGAAAGCTCAGCTTATAAAGCGGTGAAATGGATTGAAGATACGTTAATCAAGCATCCAGATTTTGCTTTACCGGGACGTAAAGAGCTATTGAAAAGCGATACAGAATATGAGGTTATTTTGGTTGATGCTACAGAAACGCCTATTGAGCGCCCTA AAAAAAAACAAAAGCGCTATTATTCAGGGAAAAAGAAAAAACATACCCTAAAGACCCAAGTAGTAGTCGATAAGAAGAGTAAAAAAGTAATTTGTACCTCATATGGCAATGGCAAAAAGCATGATTTTAGGCTATTCAAAGAATCTCAAGTTAAAATCAATCCACAAATAAGAGTGTTAACCGATTCAGGGTATCAAGGATTAAGAAAGCTGCATGCCCACACCCAGATGCCCAAGAAAAAAAGTAAGAAGAAGCCTTTAACTAAAGAGGATAAAAGAACAAATCAAAGTTTATCCAGAGAAAGAGTTGCCAATGAAAACGTCATTGGCCTCCTTAAGCGATTTAAAATTATAGCAGATCGCTACAGAAATAGACGTAAAAGATTTGCCCTTCGCTTCAACTTAATTGCAGCAATCTATAACTGGGAATTAAATACGTGA